The Pseudomonas fluorescens genome includes a window with the following:
- a CDS encoding tetratricopeptide repeat protein yields the protein MNKWLIPAVTAVALLSGCSTVQRGSIPVVDSGTAVSNSERVSANGGFRQTTVKRPVQGQVQAIPQGDTGVVVMVPGGGATTSAPISSTPITPGPITPGPIETSPIDQGSYSMPSTPSSIPSAGAGGLSADEQLDGPVLALLTTAQQQQAGGDLNGASSSLERAQRVAPREPQVLYRLAQVRMAQGDAPQAEQLARRGLTFSSGRPALQASLWELIAQAREKQGDSAGAALARQKAKVSL from the coding sequence GTGAACAAGTGGTTGATTCCAGCGGTAACAGCCGTGGCTTTGCTCAGTGGTTGTTCTACCGTACAACGTGGTTCGATTCCGGTCGTTGACTCCGGCACCGCTGTTTCCAACAGTGAGCGGGTCTCGGCCAACGGCGGTTTCCGTCAGACGACGGTAAAGCGGCCGGTGCAGGGCCAGGTCCAGGCAATCCCGCAGGGCGACACCGGTGTCGTCGTGATGGTGCCAGGTGGCGGCGCGACGACCTCGGCGCCGATCAGCAGCACGCCGATCACGCCGGGCCCGATCACCCCCGGGCCAATCGAAACCTCGCCGATCGATCAGGGCAGCTACAGCATGCCTTCGACGCCGAGCAGCATTCCGTCGGCAGGAGCCGGTGGTCTGTCCGCCGATGAACAGCTCGACGGCCCGGTGCTGGCCCTGCTGACCACCGCGCAACAGCAACAGGCCGGCGGTGACCTCAACGGTGCGTCCTCCAGCCTGGAGCGCGCCCAGCGTGTCGCGCCGCGCGAACCCCAGGTGCTTTATCGCCTGGCCCAGGTGCGCATGGCCCAGGGCGACGCGCCGCAAGCCGAACAGCTGGCCCGTCGTGGCCTGACATTCTCCAGTGGTCGTCCGGCGCTCCAGGCCAGCCTGTGGGAATTGATCGCCCAGGCCCGTGAGAAACAGGGCGATTCCGCTGGCGCGGCATTGGCCCGTCAGAAGGCCAAGGTTTCGCTCTGA
- a CDS encoding YqcC family protein yields the protein MDTRFPRVADQLLLIERELRVQGWWSDVSPSAQALASVEPFAVDTLDFEQWLQWIFLPRMKTILENDLPLPNASGILAMAEMVYAQRPGQGIELQRLLAQFDQLISNAG from the coding sequence ATGGATACGCGTTTTCCTCGAGTCGCCGATCAGTTGCTGTTGATCGAGCGGGAACTGCGGGTCCAGGGCTGGTGGAGCGATGTGTCGCCTTCGGCGCAGGCGCTGGCCAGCGTCGAGCCGTTCGCGGTCGACACCCTGGACTTCGAGCAATGGCTGCAATGGATCTTCCTGCCCAGGATGAAAACTATCCTGGAAAACGACCTGCCGCTGCCCAACGCCTCGGGCATCCTTGCCATGGCCGAGATGGTCTATGCCCAGCGGCCAGGGCAGGGCATCGAGTTGCAGCGGCTGCTGGCGCAGTTCGATCAGTTGATCAGCAACGCCGGCTGA
- a CDS encoding DUF4124 domain-containing protein, whose translation MRMIFLTASLLVGLSPMCMAGQVYKWVDAQGVTHFGAQPPEGTEATTVIKSAQPPAKPAAPPSGGVIGDQKAIDQQVKKQIAEQEAQLKAFCEQARTNLAQLQNNPRVREDVEGEMRRLTDEERRLRIDETRKQIEENCQ comes from the coding sequence ATGCGAATGATCTTCTTGACGGCCAGCCTGCTGGTTGGCCTGAGCCCGATGTGCATGGCCGGCCAGGTCTACAAATGGGTGGACGCCCAAGGCGTTACCCACTTCGGCGCCCAGCCGCCGGAAGGCACGGAGGCCACGACAGTGATCAAGTCCGCCCAGCCGCCCGCCAAACCGGCGGCACCGCCGTCTGGCGGAGTCATTGGCGACCAAAAGGCCATCGACCAACAGGTCAAGAAACAGATTGCCGAGCAGGAAGCCCAACTAAAGGCGTTCTGCGAACAGGCGCGGACCAACCTGGCGCAATTGCAGAACAATCCCAGGGTACGTGAAGACGTGGAGGGGGAAATGCGCCGCCTCACCGATGAGGAGCGGCGCCTGCGGATCGACGAGACCCGCAAGCAAATCGAGGAGAACTGTCAGTAA